Genomic window (Lycium ferocissimum isolate CSIRO_LF1 unplaced genomic scaffold, AGI_CSIRO_Lferr_CH_V1 ctg594, whole genome shotgun sequence):
CACAAACAAAAGTACAGAAATATAGTAAACACATTAAAGTAAATAATTCGGTATTCGGGAaattaccgaataccgaacgGTACTAATGTCTCTTACCGATCCCGAAAAccttaattttgaaattttattccCGAATACCGAATTACCCAATACCAAATTGTCGAAATTCTCGGTTCAGTTTGGTCATTCGGTTTTCGGTAATTTGTGCCCAGCCCTAGCTATCACAGAacctatttctttatttttatgagATTAGCCTTGGCCAAACAGGTGCGTAGCAGAACAAGGTTCATTTGAACAAAGTCCGGTTTCTACGTACATTATCTAAACCCTATAtagacacacaaatatatagaggGTGAATGGGGGAATGAATGAGTTGGCATGCataataaattagaaaaataagACTCTCCCAACATGATTGACGGCAAAATTATTCCAATATGGAATTCTTACCGATCAATGAGAGTATGGTAGGGtcattcctttttatatatagtaaCTTAAGCCTAAAGTGCCACTTGCTACAATGCTCCTTGTTTGCTAAGTATTATAATaagtactccttccgttcacttttacttgtccactatttcTTTTATAGATTTTCAATTTTACTTGTCAATTTCTACATATCAAGgtaagataaaaataaattttcagttttacccttagtatttattactcatttcaaattattttcccaaCTTCAATACAATGTATTGtgataaaatacatattttaattattgtttcttaaacagcgtgaaaagtcaaaatgtgataagtaaaagtgaacggagggagtactaatttTATCAAAATGTACAAAATGTGTTTCTCGCTTTGACCATATGTCacctttgaaggacaaaataGAGATTTATGGAATCTTTTACACATGACCTTTGTAGAAGAAGAGATGGCCGGTTTGTCGTGGTCATGATGACATGGTTAATTGAAAGACTTCTTTGGGATTATGTGAGATTTTTAAAACAGGAATTCATGAGATATTATTGtaatatttcttgaaaatattttagagcccgtttggattggcttataagttgcttataagctgttttcagcttttttgagtgtttggctggccatcttaaagtcattttgtgcttaaaataagctcaaaaaaataattggacccatttgacttatttatcTAAAGCATATTATaactgaaaacagcttataagccaaaaaaaataagttagactaccccaacttattttttttaacttataagctgcaaacagcttataggcataagcccatccaaatagGCTCTTAGTTATATCtgagaggaaaaaaatatttttgagaaacAATCTTAAAGCGCTTTTTCTTTAAataacttttttgaaaaataactcATCAATAACGTCTGTAGAGTTCTTTTCCACAACTTGTCGAAGATTTTCAAGTTTATGTTTGTTTAACTTCAAAACCCCGACAATCTatatctatttatttatttacatgTTCCATCAATTTTCTTCCCCTGTTTTCCTTGAATAAGGTTAATTTACCAGTTTACACCCCATGGTCGCATAGCGACGCCATTTTAATTATATCATTAAGTAACTCATAATTAATTGACACTGATACTACATAGAGGATAACTGAAAATCTCATTGTTATTTTATAGAGTAAATAACTTAAAAGGCCATTCAACTTTAGTAAATTCACTATCAAAGTTACttatgtttgttttgtatcaGGAAGGTCACTCAAGTTAGAATAGTATATCAACAAAGCCATTATAGCCaaaaagataaaggaataattACATAAGCTCTCCTTAAGTTTCATTTTGTTTAACTTACCCATTTTGTGGCTATGCTTACCTCTcttattttaatcttttttgtaataatattttaaccTAACTATTACtattaatataagaaaatataatttaacTAATTTGTCCTTATGATATACTTTttcgtttaattaattttataaataaattttctaagaaaaattatttccaacTCCATTATTATTCACATGACATATATATCTAAAttatttaacaatttttttttaagatatcTAGTTGCCTGTGTTGAAATGTCTAGTTGGCTGTTGCCATTGAATATTTTTCTCAATAACTATTTATGTAAATTGGTGAAATTCAtgatgaaaataattatttcgaTCAATATGTTTTGGATTCTAGCACTATTCTTTTGGACGACAATAGCTATGCAAAAAAGTTAAGCTACTTTTGCATTTTTTTAAGGGACTCCGAACTCGTGTATGGTTGTCAATTTGAGAATCATCTTATTTTGGTAGTCATTAATAGTACAAATGTGTGAAGTTAGACTTGCGAGTGTGTCACAAATTAATGTTTCTCattgttaaataattttttaactcTAGatatttcaagacaaaaatgaaatagataTATATGTCATATGAATAATAATGGAGTTGGAaataaattttctcaaaaaaatattatttacaaaattaattaaaaaataatatcataaggataaattagctcaattatattttcttatattaataGTAGCAGTTaggttaaaaaattattttaaaaaaaagaagattaaaataaGAGAGGTAAGCATAGCCACAAAAGAGGTAAATTAACCAAAAGCAAACTTAATGGGAGCTTTATGTAATTGTTCCTTCAGCTTTTTGGCTATAATAACTTTGTTGATATATCACTCTAACTTGAGTGACCTTACTgatacaaaataaatataagtaACTTTGATAATGAATTTGCTAAAGTTGAATGACCTTTTAAGGTATTAACTCTATTTTATATAGCGTCACATCACACATCCCCTTACTCCGGTTACAAGCATCTGCCTCATGGATTAAAAGGAGTAATTATAAAATTGCAAGTACAGAAGTAGTTAGCTCATTCTACATAGAGTTGAACAAGAGGCCGTAGGCAAAAGACCTCTGGTCGCCGCAGTCCAGGTTCTCTCCAGGGCCAACACCTAGAATTTGGCAGTACCTCAAGTAAAAGCCAATTCGACTCTGTACCCTGGGGTCAGGGCCATGACCACATTCTAATCCTCCGTTGATTATGTTTGTGATGACCCCATAACCCGGGAGCCTATTGGCTTCTATGTCTATTGGAGATGGTTCCCAATTCCCGAGGATAACATCGTGGCTCGAAGGCTTAGGTGGTTGAGGAGTCATCCAAAACCAAAGTGCAGATTTGAATGAGATGACAGTGTCAGCAGCCACCAAATCAGGATTACGGAGGAGGTCTACCCCTATGGCTACTCCACAAGGACCGTAGTTGTAATTGCTGCAATattgttaaaaaagaaaacaagcaaaATTATAAGTAACCTTTTGATATCACAAATAGAATCTCTTAGATATAGAatatattgttggaatattaggTGGGCACTTGATAATATCATTTGGCACAATAGGATACAAGATGGAGACtaaaaggagaaggagaaaataCGTACTATGAAATTTGGATGGGCCCTCGTCCATAATATTTCCTGCCAGGAAAGCACGGCCACTCAGCATTTGGAACACAGTAAGAAGGCATGTCATCAGGGTTGCCTACTTCCCTCTTGAAGCAGTAACCCCATGCATAAGGTCCATCAGGTGCAGTTGCCCAACCACCTGTTCAACCATATTTACAGATATCTTCCATGTAAATGAAATTTATACAAGTAGTGTGCTGGAAAAGTAAAGAATCAGGAATTTGCCACTTTGAAAaatctaattaaaaaaaaaaaaggcaacatCAGAGTTTTGTTGGGGTAAATATTAGCATCAGCACTGTAACAATTGATAACTGTTGATACATTTGACCAAAGCGCGTGCCTCTACATGCGAATATCAAGCACGTACCAGTAGTTTCATGGGATGTTTGCGCGAAGAACGCAGCAACCTCCCGTTTACGGTCAGCAATGTCACCGGTGGTGGCAAAACCAGGGAAATCCCTTGCTGCTTGTACAAAGGCATCGTAAGTGTAGAAGCCCCTGGCAGGACAAGCAGGGTTATTCCGGTGCAAAAGCATCTCGTCAAATAATTCACCACTAATAATTTCGGTAATATCTGAGGATGGAATGGGTGGCGGAGGTGAGAATGGAGGAGGTGGAGGCGAAGGAGGAGGAGGTGGAGGCgaaggaggagaaggaggagaaggaggaggaggtgTGAATGGAGGAGGCGGAGGCGGAGGCGGAGGAGGAGGAGGCGGAGGAGACGGTGAAGGACACTGGCTTTGACACTTGTCGGGATCACAATAATCACCGGTGGTCCCACACCAACCATGGTTGCTGCAACAGTACCCAGAGGGGCACTGTGCATCACTGGCTTGCTCACCGCATTGTTCGGCCAAGACACTTGGGATCAGTAACATAGCAAGAACTGAAAGTGTTGCAAATACACATAATTGGCTCagcctcattttcatcatattcatataattgAGATGGGGATGAATGGATGATGACAAATGGTGAGATGCGTAAGCTATTTATAGAAAATTTCTAAAGGACTATatgggtgtgtttgatatggagaaaaatgtttttcacgtttcttgcaaaatattttcctcattttctaGTGTtatataaataagtaaaaatactattctaaaaatattttatacaatcCTCTCTTTATATGATGGCCCGGGGTGGTGTGGAGGCTGGGACTGGGGTGTGTTGGAGGGTGGGGACGAGTCAATTAATGTTAAATGTCATTTATGAAACTTGTATTATCTACTTTCAATAGGTatgtcattttcttcatttttaataaatttattttccgagataaattaaaatattttaaaaaaaattgaccaaacaaacatgaaaaaactaaaaatattttcctccataccaccCACACCCCACGCCGGAATATAAATTATGCGCTTCTTCATTGTTTAATTTTACAATTAATAAACTCCACACACCCCTCTCTTAGGCGTTTGGACAGGAAAAAAAtgtgatatttgaaaaaaaaaaaaaaactgaaaaagagTATTGGACAGATAAAGTTATGTT
Coding sequences:
- the LOC132045057 gene encoding endochitinase A-like isoform X2; its protein translation is MNMMKMRLSQLCVFATLSVLAMLLIPSVLAEQCGEQASDAQCPSGYCCSNHGWCGTTGDYCDPDKCQSQCPSPSPPPPPPPPPPPPPPFTPPPPSPPPPPFSPPPPIPSSDITEIISGELFDEMLLHRNNPACPARGFYTYDAFVQAARDFPGFATTGDIADRKREVAAFFAQTSHETTGGWATAPDGPYAWGYCFKREVGNPDDMPSYCVPNAEWPCFPGRKYYGRGPIQISYNYNYGPCGVAIGVDLLRNPDLVAADTVISFKSALWFWMTPQPPKPSSHDVILGNWEPSPIDIEANRLPGYGVITNIINGGLECGHGPDPRVQSRIGFYLRYCQILGVGPGENLDCGDQRSFAYGLLFNSM
- the LOC132045057 gene encoding endochitinase A-like isoform X1, with amino-acid sequence MNMMKMRLSQLCVFATLSVLAMLLIPSVLAEQCGEQASDAQCPSGYCCSNHGWCGTTGDYCDPDKCQSQCPSPSPPPPPPPPPPPPPPFTPPPPSPPSPPSPPPPPPSPPPPPFSPPPPIPSSDITEIISGELFDEMLLHRNNPACPARGFYTYDAFVQAARDFPGFATTGDIADRKREVAAFFAQTSHETTGGWATAPDGPYAWGYCFKREVGNPDDMPSYCVPNAEWPCFPGRKYYGRGPIQISYNYNYGPCGVAIGVDLLRNPDLVAADTVISFKSALWFWMTPQPPKPSSHDVILGNWEPSPIDIEANRLPGYGVITNIINGGLECGHGPDPRVQSRIGFYLRYCQILGVGPGENLDCGDQRSFAYGLLFNSM